A window of Solea solea chromosome 18, fSolSol10.1, whole genome shotgun sequence contains these coding sequences:
- the LOC131445022 gene encoding serine/threonine-protein kinase Nek9: MSLEDYERHFDSLNSDLGGGSVVSERSASSNFNGEEEKLHYIPIRILGRGAFGEATLYRRIEDNSLVVWKEVDLNSLSEKERRDVMNEISILSILEHNNIIAYFNHFMDKNSLLIELEYCNGGNLYDKIIQQKGKLFNETVVIWYLYQIASAVAHIHKAGILHRDIKTLNIFLTKTDLIKLGDYGLAKKLDSEFSMAETCVGTPYYMSPELCQGSKYNFKSDIWAMGCVLYEVLTLTRTFDATNPLNLCVKIVQGNWTMDVNSEVFSSALIKLVYECLDQDPVKRPTAEQVLDHPFISCCRQELEERVALLNTAMKKPKLSTVTETPVAVVTTRSREVYFWGGGKFTPQKLDTFKGGTSAQQVCAGESHFAVVTVEKELYTWADIQGGAKMVGQLGHGDQASYRQPKRLDKLQGKAVRQVACGADFTACITDEDQMYMFGSDYYGCIGVESMFGSEVLEPVLLEFFEERPVRQVSCGDNHVVVLTHGGEIYSWGCGEYGRLGLECEDDFSSPMQVEVPKAATISSVSCGSDGTFFLTESGKVLACGNNEYNKLGLNQGVSGIKNHPGEGYQGIPYITSLTLAKQLSRFTIQVIAPGKTHTAAVDGRGRLLTFGCNKYGQLGVKDFKKHPGVQVLVGPFGGKMVTKVSCGDGFTIVATEDNQIFAWGNAGNGRLGMPPDKGFGSEVCPAMPRPIFGSLHHVPDLSCCAWHTIIIMEKVLNSKTIRSNSSGVSIGLGQGASTSTVDLDLEPGSETECRDRGLGGTLEDNTEGCLMETPMMSMTSQTGDSSCPFWLRKELEDAEFIPIPDESELSTPNQLSSISESVTLPYEELKELKAAAAAVSTKKDLPTKRMSRDSINGLEGAHVCKKGESGGCCSASSEITQLRETVAHQEMRIQMLEKQVSDQLKENERLWAAMNCSVLREAGRDNGNHHSGPMPGDVGGRGGGFSNHGSRSAGASV, translated from the exons ATGTCATTAGAGGACTACGAAAGGCATTTCGACTCGCTGAATTCAGATTTGGGTGGCGGGTCTGTGGTCAGTGAACGGTCGGCGTCGAGCAATTTTAACGGCGAGGAGGAGAAGTTGCATTACATTCCTATCCGGATCCTCGGTAGAGGGGCGTTTGGTGAAGCGACTCTGTACAGGCGGATAGAG GACAACTCTCTTGTGGTATGGAAGGAAGTGGACCTGAACTCGCTCTCAGAAAAGGAGCGCCGCGATGTCATGAATGAAATCAGCATCCTCTCCATCCTGGAGCACAACAACATCATAGCCTACTTTAACCACTTCATGGATAAAAACTCCCTGCTTATTGAGTTGGAGTATTGCAATG GAGGGAATCTGTATGATAAAATCATCCAACAGAAGGGGAAACTTTTCAATGAAACG GTGGTTATATGGTACCTGTACCAAATTGCCTCAGCGGTGGCCCACATTCACAAGGCTGGGATATTACACAG AGATATTAAAACTCTGAATATTTTCCTGACAAAGACCGACCTCATTAAGCTGGGTGACTATGGCCTCGCGAAGAAGCTAGACTCAGAGTTTTCAATGGCAGAGACG TGTGTTGGAACGCCATATTACATGTCACCAGAATTGTGTCAGGGATCAAAGTACAACTTCAAATCTGACATCTGGGCCATGGGTTGTGTACTATACGAAGTCTTAACCCTCACAAGAACATTTGATGCAACG AACCCTTTGAACCTCTGTGTGAAAATAGTCCAGGGCAACTGGACAATGGACGTGAACTCAGAGGTTTTTTCGTCTGCATTGATCAAGCTGGTGTATGAGTGCCTTGATCAA GATCCTGTAAAGAGGCCCACAGCGGAGCAAGTTCTGGACCATCCGTTCATCTCCTGCTGCCGACA GGAGCTTGAAGAGCGAGTTGCCCTGCTGAATACTGCAATGAAGAAACCAAA GCTGAGTACAGTGACCGAAACCCCTGTTGCTGTGGTAACCACACGCTCGAGGGAGGTGTACTTCTGGGGTGGAGGGAAGTTCACCCCCCAGAAACTGGACACTTTTAAGGGAGGCACTAGTGCCCAACAAGTGTGTGCAGGAGAGAGTCACTTTGCAGTGGTGACTGTGGAAAAGGAGCTGTACACTTGGGCT GACATCCAAGGTGGAGCAAAGATGGTGGGCCAGCTCGGGCATGGAGACCAGGCCTCATACAGGCAGCCAAAGAGGTTGGATAAGCTTCAGGGGAAGGCAGTTCGACAGGTGGCATGTGGGGCTGACTTCACTGCCTGCATCACTG ATGAGGACCAGATGTACATGTTTGGGTCAGACTATTATGGCTGCATTGGAGTGGAGAGCATGTTTGGAAGTGAGGTTTTAGAGCCAGTACTTTTGGAGTTCTTTGAAGAGCGACCGGTCCGCCAGGTTTCGTGTGGAGACAACCATGTGGTGGTGCTGACTCACGGCGGGGAAATCTACTCGTGGGGCTGTGGAGAGTATG GGCGTCTTGGCCTGGAATGTGAGGATGACTTCTCTTCTCCGATGCAA GTGGAGGTTCCTAAAGCTGCCACCATCTCATCAGTGTCTTGTGGCAGTGATGGAACCTTCTTTTTGACAGAGAGTGGCAAAGTCCTTGCATGTGGAAACAATGAATACAACAAACTGGGTCTTAACCAGGGAGTCTCTGGTATCAAAAACCACCCTGGAGAG GGTTACCAGGGGATCCCATACATCACCTCTCTGACCTTGGCAAAGCAACTGTCGCGATTCACGATTCAAGTCATAGCTCCAGGGAAGACCCACACTGCTGCAGTAGATG GACGTGGTCGTCTCCTCACTTTTGGTTGTAACAAATACGGGCAGCTGGGTGTGAAGGACTTTAAGAAGCACCCAGGCGTCCAAGTCCTTGTCGGACCCTTTGGAGGAAAGATGGTAACAAAGGTGTCCTGTGGAGATGGCTTTACCATCGTTGCCACTGAGG ACAATCAGATCTTTGCATGGGGAAATGCGGGAAATGGAAGACTCGGGATGCCTCCCGATAAGGGATTTGGTTCAGAGGTTTGCCCTGCCATGCCAAGGCCCATATTTGGTTCCCTCCATCATGTACCAGACCTGTCTTGCTGCGCCTGGCACACAATTATCATCATGG agAAAGTGCTGAACTCCAAGACTATTCGCTCCAACAGCAGTGGTGTATCAATTG gACTGGGTCAGGGGGCATCCACATCAACAGTGGATCTGGACTTGGAGCCTGGTTCAGAGACAGAGTGTCGTGACAGGGGCCTGGGGGGGACATTGGAGGATAATACAGAGGGTTGCCTCATGGAGACCCCAATGATGTCGATGACAAGTCAGACTGGAGACAGCTCATGTCCCTTCTGGCTGAGAAAG GAGCTCGAGGACGCAGAGTTCATCCCGATCCCGGACGAGTCGGAGCTATCCACTCCTAACCAGCTCTCCTCCATCTCAGAGAGCGTCACGTTACCGTATGAGGAGCTCAAAGAGCTgaaggctgcagcagctgctgtcagcACCAAGAAAGACCTCCCG ACTAAACGAATGAGCCGTGATAGCATCAACGGACTGGAGGGGGCTCATGTCTGCAAAAAAGGAGAATCTGGAGGATGCTGCAGTGCTAGTAGCGAGATCACACAG CTACGAGAGACAGTTGCCCATCAGGAGATGAGGATCCAGATGCTGGAGAAGCAg GTCAGTGATCAGCTGAAGGAGAACGAGAGGCTCTGGGCGGCAATGAACTGTTCAGTTCTACGGGAAGCAGGACGTGACAACGGAAACCACCACTCTGGTCCTATGCCTGGGGACGTTgggggaagaggaggtggaTTTTCAAACCACGGGAGCAGATCTGCAGGCGCCAGTGTGTGA
- the LOC131444935 gene encoding C-type lectin domain family 6 member A-like: protein MLRGSWGRNMDNSEIISNEGNNTDGTSFPYNVRNKGAVQTFRVGSRSLPLYPSVILCLGLLNVILLLTAIAIGIYCGKVNQESDPHNHKTAQGLLIEVNELQRAQGEAVKDKEVSEQALEQERRNAKQLELHLTHNKTNSDRLQRQLEVLHVEKATILANSSESKKSCGRCLPGWILLNTTCYFYSTSTSLPQRNWMESRADCISRGADLVVIDSWEEQVILFESLPKLSPYARAPRFWIGLTDHHEEGTWLWVNNATVLDGGYWMEKQNPGNSTDCGAFMRTHVDDPRKSWFDESCQETRAWLCEI from the exons ATGCTGAGGGGGTCCTGGGGAAGAAACATGGATAATTCAGAAATTATTTCAAATGAAGGCAACAACACAGATGGAACGTCTTTTCCTTATAACGTGAGAAACAAAG GAGCTGTGCAAACATTCAGAGTCGGGTCCAGAAGTCTTCCACTTTATCCATCAGTTATCCTGTGTTTAGGATTGTTGAATGTGATTCTGCTGTTAACTGCCATTGCTATTGGGATTTACT GTGGCAAAGTCAATCAAGAATCGGATCCCCACAACCACAAAACAGCACAAGGACTACTTATAGAGGTGAATGAACTTCAGAGAGCTCAAGGTGAAGCTGTCAAAGATAAAGAAGTGTCTGAACAAGCATTAGAGCAAGAACGCAGGAACGCCAAGCAACTTGAGCTGCAtttaacacacaacaaaaccaaCAGTGACCGCCTTCAGAGGCAGCTTGAGGTGCTACATGTGGAGAAGGCAACAATTCTGGCCAATTCCTCTGAGTCCA aGAAAAGCTGCGGGCGATGTCTTCCTGGGTGGATATTACTTAACACCACATGCTACTTCTATTCTACGTCAACCTCCCTTCCACAAAGAAATTGGATGGAGAGTAGAGCGGACTGTATCAGTCGTGGTGCGGATCTTGTTGTGATTGATAGCTGGGAGGAGCAG GTAATTCTCTTTGAGTCCCTACCAAAACTTTCTCCATATGCACGGGCTCCTAGATTTTGGATTGGCCTCACAGATCATCATGAAGAAGGCACATGGTTGTGGGTAAATAATGCAACAGTGCTGGATGGAGG GTATTGGATGGAAAAACAGAACCCTGGAAACAGTACGGACTGTGGAGCGTTCATGAGGACTCATGTGGACGATCCAAGAAAGTCATGGTTTGATGAATCGTGCCAAGAGACAAGGGCATGGTTATGTGAAATTTGA